A portion of the Thunnus albacares chromosome 5, fThuAlb1.1, whole genome shotgun sequence genome contains these proteins:
- the tnnc2.1 gene encoding troponin C, skeletal muscle produces the protein MPTDAQSDARSFLTEEMIAEFKAAFDMFDTDGGGDISTKELGTVMRMLGQNPSREELDAIIEEVDEDGSGTIDFEEFLVMMVQQLKEDQAGKSEEELSECFRIFDKNGDGFIDREEFGDILHLTGEPVVEEDIDEMFGESDTNKDGKIDFDEFLKMMENVQ, from the exons ATG CCCACTGACGCCCAAAGTGATGCCCGCTCCTTCCTGACTGAGGAGATGATTGCAG AATTCAAGGCCGCCTTCGACATGTTCGACACCGACGGTGGTGGTGACATCAGCACCAAGGAGTTGGGCACCGTGATGAGGATGCTGGGACAAAACCCGTCAAGAGAGGAGTTGGATGCCATCATTGAGGAGGTTGATGAGGATG GCAGCGGTACCATTGACTTCGAGGAGTTCTTGGTCATGATGGTGCAACAGTTAAAGGAGGACCAGGCTGGAAAGAGTGAAGAAGAGCTTTCAGAATGCTTCCGTATTTTTGACAA GAATGGAGACGGTTTCATCGACAGAGAGGAGTTCGGAGACATACTCCATCTCACTGGAGAACCAGTCGTAGAAGAAGATATTGATGAGATGTTTGGGGAATCTGACACAAACAAAGATGGAAAGATTGATTTTGATG AGTTCCTGAAGATGATGGAGAACGTCCAGTAA
- the tnnc2.2 gene encoding troponin C, skeletal muscle produces MTDAQQEARSYLSEDMLAEFKAAFDMFDTDGGGDISTKELGTVMRMLGQNPTREELDEIIEEVDEDGSGTIDFEEFLVMMVRLLKEDQAGKSEEELAECFRVFDKNGDGYIDREEFALIIRSTGEAISEEEIDELLKDGDKNADGMLDFDEFLKMMENVQ; encoded by the exons ATG ACTGACGCGCAACAAGAGGCCCGCTCCTACCTGAGCGAGGATATGCTGGCTG AGTTCAAGGCCGCCTTCGACATGTTCGACACCGACGGTGGCGGTGATATCAGCACCAAGGAGTTGGGTACCGTGATGAGGATGCTGGGTCAAAACCCGACAAGAGAGGAGTTGGATGAGATCATCGAGGAGGTCGATGAGGACG GTAGCGGTACCATCGACTTCGAGGAGTTCTTGGTCATGATGGTGAGGCTGCTAAAGGAGGACCAGGCCGGCAAGAGCGAGGAAGAGTTGGCAGAGTGCTTCCGTGTGTTCGACAA GAACGGCGACGGCTACATCGACAGAGAGGAGTTCGCCCTCATCATCCGCAGCACCGGGGAGGCCATCTCAGAGGAAGAGATTGATGAGCTGTTGAAGGATGGAGACAAAAACGCCGACGGCATGCTGGACTTTGACG AATTCCTCAAGATGATGGAGAATGTGCAGTAA
- the taf13 gene encoding transcription initiation factor TFIID subunit 13 has product MADEDEELDEQELEDGTGGTDVCHGRRKRLFSKELRCMMYGFGDDQNPYTESVDILEDLVIEFITEMTHKAMSIGRQGRVQVEDIVFLIRKDPRKFARVKDLLTMNEELKRARKAFDEANYGS; this is encoded by the coding sequence ATGGCGGATGAGGACGAGGAGCTGGACGAGCAGGAGCTGGAGGATGGCACCGGCGGGACTGATGTCTGCCACGGGAGAAGAAAGAGGCTTTTCTCCAAAGAGCTCCGCTGTATGATGTACGGATTTGGAGACGACCAGAACCCGTATACGGAGTCTGTGGACATCCTGGAGGACCTGGTGATCGAGTTTATCACGGAAATGACCCACAAAGCGATGTCCATCGGACGCCAGGGCCGTGTCCAGGTGGAGGACATCGTTTTCCTCATTCGCAAGGACCCCAGGAAGTTCGCCAGGGTCAAAGACCTGCTAACCATGAACGAGGAGCTGAAAAGAGCCCGGAAAGCTTTCGATGAGGCAAATTACGGCTCATAA
- the slc35c2 gene encoding solute carrier family 35 member C2 — protein sequence MACPVQFICRAFRTVGLVLLYYVFSIGITFYNKWLMKGFHYPLFMTLVHLALIFCLSALTRWAMQCWTGKPRIILSWTDCFRKVAPTALATALDIGLSNWSFLFITISLYTMTKSSAVLFILFFSLVFKLEEPNPFLILVVLLISCGLFMFTFKSTQFNLEGFTMVLMASFIGGIRWTLTQVLMQKAELGLQNPIDAMYHLQPIMFLGLFPLFLYNEGLSLCTSEKLFRVTELFPLLYSLFLLSIGGVLAFGLGFSEFLLVSRTSSLTLSISGIFKEVCTLILAAALMGDKMSALKWLGFVVCLCGISLHVGLKTYYSKNKGPSLRQLNSKSPELELPLLRQNGDEREDSAADEDEEQEITLH from the exons ATGGCGTGCCCAGTCCAGTTCATCTGCAGGGCGTTTCGCACTGTTGGATTAGTTCTCCTCTACTATGTCTTCTCAATAGGCATCACCTTCTATAACAAATGGCTAATGAAG gGCTTCCACTATCCCCTCTTCATGACGTTAGTTCACCTCGCCCTCATATTTTGCCTGTCGGCCCTGACTCGATGGGCCATGCAGTGCTGGACAGGGAAACCCCGCATCATTCTGAGCTGGACAGATTGCTTCAGAAAAGTGGCTCCCACAG CCTTGGCAACAGCACTGGATATCGGTCTTTCCAACTGGAGTTTCCTCTTCATCACCATTAGCTT GTACACCATGACCAAATCTTCAGCAgttctcttcatcctctttttctctctggtctTTAAACTAGAGGAGCCG AACCCATTCCTGATCCTGGTGGTCCTGCTGATCTCCTGCGGTCTcttcatgtttacatttaagTCGACTCAGTTCAACCTGGAGGGCTTCACCATGGTGCTCATGGCGTCATTTATAGGGGGGATCCGCTGGACCCTCACTCAGGTCCTCATGCAGAAAGCAGAGCTGG GTCTTCAGAACCCAATAGATGCCATGTACCACCTACAACCTATCATGTTCCTTGGCCTCTTTCCCCTCTTCCTCTATAATGAAG GGTTGAGCCTCTGTACCTCAGAGAAGTTGTTCCGGGTGACAGAGCTCTTTCCTCTCCTGTATTCACTCTTCTTACTGAGTATTGGTGGCGTGCTGGCCTTCGGTTTGGGCTTCTCAGAGTTCCTGCTAGTCTCCCGAACCTCCAGCCTCACTTTATCCATATCAGGGATTTTtaag GAGGTGTGTACTCTCATTCTGGCAGCAGCtctgatgggagacaaaatgaGTGCTCTTAAGTGGCTGGGATTCGtcgtgtgtctgtgtggcaTTTCATTGCACGTGGGACTCAAGACATATTATTCCAAAA ATAAGGGCCCTTCTTTAAGGCAGCTCAACAGTAAGAGCCCAGAGCTTGAGTTGCCATTACTGCGGCAAAACGGAGACGAAAGAGAGGATTCAGCCGCCGATGAAGACGAGGAACAAGAGATTACTCTGCACTGA